A genomic stretch from Candidatus Ancaeobacter aquaticus includes:
- a CDS encoding class I SAM-dependent methyltransferase: MKQWYESLFENYAQKYDKECFVQGTLGECDFIEQELNFNKNIRVIDVGCGTGRHSIELSKRGYRVTGIDLSESQLTRAKEKAKQLNLKIDFQQLDARDLPFNGEFDAAIMLCEGSFPLMETDEMNFEILKNVTKALKNNGKFIFTTLNGLFPLYHSVEKFCESAGAEGNATYKSNTFDLMTFRDYNTTAFEDDSGNKKELKCNERYYVPSEINWLLKTLGCKKIDIFGAKLGAYSRKDKLNPEDFEMLVVAEK, from the coding sequence ATGAAGCAATGGTATGAATCACTATTTGAGAATTACGCGCAGAAATACGATAAGGAGTGTTTTGTTCAAGGAACGCTTGGTGAATGCGATTTTATTGAACAGGAATTAAATTTCAACAAAAATATAAGAGTAATCGATGTTGGATGCGGCACAGGGAGGCATTCGATTGAGCTGTCGAAACGGGGATATCGAGTTACAGGAATTGATTTATCGGAATCTCAGCTTACCAGAGCAAAGGAGAAAGCAAAACAGCTTAATCTGAAAATAGATTTTCAGCAACTCGATGCCCGGGATCTTCCTTTTAACGGTGAATTTGATGCAGCAATCATGCTTTGCGAGGGATCATTCCCTTTGATGGAAACAGATGAAATGAATTTTGAAATACTCAAAAATGTAACTAAGGCGTTGAAAAATAACGGGAAGTTTATATTTACCACATTAAATGGACTATTCCCGCTGTATCATTCTGTCGAGAAATTTTGCGAGTCAGCTGGCGCAGAAGGCAATGCGACTTATAAAAGCAATACCTTTGATTTAATGACATTTCGCGATTACAATACTACTGCATTCGAAGACGATTCAGGAAATAAGAAAGAATTAAAGTGTAATGAGCGCTATTATGTTCCCAGTGAAATAAATTGGCTTTTAAAAACCCTTGGGTGTAAGAAAATAGATATCTTTGGAGCGAAACTGGGAGCCTACTCAAGGAAAGATAAATTAAACCCGGAAGATTTCGAAATGCTTGTCGTTGCAGAAAAATAG
- a CDS encoding GIY-YIG nuclease family protein produces MLRKKIKRRGQWFVYIVMCRNGTYYTGYTNDLGKRITVHNSNKGAKYLRGKGPVTLVYKKEYVNLRCALKKENEIKNLTRKQKEKLVEKYAQKRKINNSG; encoded by the coding sequence ATGCTTCGGAAAAAGATAAAGCGTAGAGGACAGTGGTTTGTATACATTGTAATGTGTCGAAATGGGACGTATTACACAGGATATACAAATGATTTAGGAAAAAGAATTACGGTTCATAATAGTAATAAAGGCGCAAAATATTTACGTGGGAAGGGACCAGTAACTCTGGTCTATAAAAAAGAATATGTAAATTTGAGGTGCGCACTAAAAAAAGAGAATGAGATAAAAAATTTAACGAGAAAACAAAAAGAAAAGTTAGTTGAGAAATATGCGCAAAAAAGGAAAATAAATAATTCGGGATGA